The window ACCAGGACGCGAAGGCTGATCCGGAGTTCGCGGCCGAGTTCGCTCACCTGCTGGCGACGTTCGCCGGGCGCCCGACACCGCTGACCTTCGCGGGGCGGCTGACGGAGCGACTCGGCGGTGCCCGGATCTATCTCAAGAACGAGGGCGTCAACATCACCGGCGCCCACAAGATCACGCACTGCCTGGGCCAGGCGCTGCTGGCGAAGCGGATGGGCCGGACGCGGCTGGTCGCCGAGACCGGGGCCGGCCAGCACGGGCTCGCGACCGCCACCGTGGCGGCCAAGTTCGGGTTCGAGTGCACGGTCTACATGGGCGAGGTGGACATCGCGCGCCAGCGGCCCAACGTCTTCATGATGGAACGGCTCGGCGCGACGGTGGTGCCCGTGCGGTACGGCAGCCGCACCCTCAAGGACGCCGTCAACGCGGCCCTGAAGGACTACATCGCATCGAGCGCGGACACGCACTACCTGCTCGGCTCGGCGCTCGGGCCGCACCCCTACCCGACGATGGTGCGCGACTTCCAGTCGGTGGTCGGGCAGGAAATCATGGCGCAGCTACGACAGGCGGAGGGCAGGCTCCCCGACTACGTGGTCGCCTGCGTCGGCGGCGGGAGCAACGCGATCGGGGCATTCAACCCGTTCGTCCCGCACGAGTCCGTGGCGCTGGTCGGCGTCGAGGCGGGCGGCAAGGGGGACGGGACCGGCGAGCATGCCCAGCGCTTCCCGCACGGCCGCACCGGCATCGTCGAGGGATACAAGTCGGTGTTCCTGCAGGACGACGACGGTCAGCTGTCACCCACGCACAGCATCTCGGCGGGCCTGGACTACCCGGGCATCGGCCCGGAGCTGGCCTGGCTCCATGACCGGGGCCGGATCAGCTTCGCCAGCGCCCGCGACGACGCGGTGATCGAGGCGGTCGACCTGCTGGCCCGCACCGAGGGCATCCTGCCGGCGCTGGAGTCGGCGCACGCGGTGGCCCACGTCATCGACCTGGCTCCCCGGCTGGGCCGGGACGAGATAGTCGTGATCAATATCTCCGGCCGCGGCGACAAGGACCTGTTCATCCTCGCCGACGCGTTCGCCGACCAGGAGTTCTACGCGTTTCTCAGGACGGAGGCCGCGCGCCATGGCCAACAGGATTGACGAGCGCCTCGCCGGCCTGGCCGCCGGAGGGCGCAAGGGGCTCATGACCCACGTGGTGGTGGGCTACCCGTCGCTGGCGTCGACGAGCGCGCTCGTCGACGCCATGGACGAGGCGGGCGCCGACTTCATCGAACTGCAGATTCCCTTCTCCGATCCCCTCGCGGACGGCCCGACCATCCAGTCCGCCTGCGAGGTCGCGATCGCGCGCGGCGCCCGGGTCAGGGACGCCTTCACCATCGCGGCCGAGTGCTCCGGCCGGGTGCGGGCACCGCTGCTGTTCATGGCGTACGCCAACACGGTCTACCGGTACGGCACGGAGGCGTTCTGCCGGGACGCCGCCGCGGCCGGCATCAGCGGGCTCATCGTGCCGGATCTCCCCACCGAGGCCGCCCGGCATGAGGGCTACCTCGAGGCCTGCCGTCGCCACGGTCTGCACAACATCGTCACGCTCGCGCCCACCTCGACCAGCGACCGCATGGTGGTGAACGCGTCAGTCGCGAGCGGGTTCGTCTACTGCATGTCGCGCCAGGGCGTCACCGGCGCCCAGCTCGGCCTCGCGCCGGACATCCAGGCCTACCTGCGCCGAGTGCGGGAACACCTGACCGTTCCGATGGCGGTCGGGTTCGGCATCTCCGACCGGGGCCGCCTGGAGCAGGTACTGCCGTACTGCGACGTCGCGACGGTGGGCAGCGCGCTGATCGACCGCCTCGCCGACGCCGAGCCCGGCGATGTGACCGGCCAGGCGGACACCACCAGGGCATTCCTGCGGACGCTGACTCCCGCCCTCGCCTAGAGGCGATCGCCGGGCACACCGCGGCCATCGCCTGCCCGGTCAAGGTGTCGGGCAGTGGTGGTGGGGAACGTCCGTGGTGTGACTACTACTACGTCGCGGGCGGCGGGGGTGCGACCGGATACGGCAAGGTACGAGGGAGAGGACCGGACGGCGCCGAGGGTGGACGACGCGACCGCCGAGGCGGTCGGGAAGCTCAGCGAGGCGCTGGAATGGGTCGAACGGGCCCGAGGCGCGCTCTATGAGTTCCACCAGCTGTCCGGGCACGCGGACGGGACTCTGGGCGAGGCGATCGATGCCCTGGCCGCCGCTGGCCACCCGCGGGCCGCGGCTCAGCTGCGCCGGGAGCTCCACGGACGCAACGTGCTCGACGGGCGCTGGACGTTCCAGATCGTCGAGGAGTACGACGAGCTCTACTACCGGCCCTTCGTGGACGCCGACGAACGGATCAGGATTCGCTTCACCGGTGGCCGCCGGCATGTGCACGAGGCCCGGATGAAGGCGGCCGAACGCGAGGACGCCGGCCGCGACCCGTGGAGCCTTGGCGCCTAGCGCGGCCGCCGGCGAGGGCGAGGCGGGTGAGGCGGGTGTCCGGGTCAGGCGGGTGTAGGAGGTTCGGCCGGGCACGGAGCGCCCTGAGGCTGGCGGCGGCTCCGTGCCCGGCTTCGGCCTTAGGCGTCCCGGCGTTTCGCGAGGCCCACCGCGAGGGCTAGCACGACGGCGGCGACCAGCGCGAAGTAGAGCAGCGATCCCCAGGCGCCGAGCGGCATGTCGCTCGGGGTGGCGTCGTTGTTCTGACCCACCTGCTGGCCGGCGTACAGGAAGTTGTTGCCGACGGTGAACGGCAGCCACTTCTGGATGGTGTCGCCGACCCGCGGGATGGCCGGGAGCAGGTTCTCCGCGACCATCACCCAGATCAGCAGGGCCGTGATCGCGCCGGCGGAGTGCCGGATGAGCAGCCCGACGGAGATCGCGATGACCGTCGCCACCATGTACACCAGACCTACGCCGATCACGACCCGGTAGTCCTGCGCGCTGTTGAGCGCCAGCGGCGCGTCGGGCCGGATCGCCCTGGACAGCGCCCAGGCGCCCACGCCGGCCGCCTCGCCGACGAGACCCGCCAGCAGGGCGACGACGGCGGTCTTGGCCAGCAACGCGTCGACACGGCCGGGCACCGCGAGGAACGTCGCCCTGATCGTCCCGAACCGGTACTCGGTGGTGATCGCGAGGATCGCCATCACCATCATGATCAGGAAGCCGAAGTTGTAGGAGAACTGGGTCGTGGCCGGCGTCAGGTCCTGGAGATCGCTGTTGCGGATCGTCCCGGCGAGAAGCGCGGTGAACCCGACGGTGATGAAGACCGCGGCACCCATGCACCACCACGGCGACCGGGTCGAGAACAGCTTGATCCGTTCGACCTTGAGCAACGTGAGCGTGGTCATCGCGCGTCCGCCTTCCTCGCGGCCGTCACCGGGGTGCCTGCCCGTGGGGATGGCTGGGACTCGTCCAGCTGGCCGGGCACGCCGGCGGGCGCGCCCGTCGCCGTCACCGCCGTCGCGCCCACGGAGGCGGGCGTGGAGGCGTGCGCGGATTCGCCCGTGCGGTACTCGACGTCGCCACCGGTCATCTGGATGAACGCCTGCTCGAGCGAGCCACGCTGGGCGGCGAGCTCGTGCAGGACCAGCCCGGCGCGGCCGGCGAGTTCGCCGACGGCGTCGGTGGTCGCGCCGTGCACGACGAGCGCCGCCGGCCCCTCGGCGGTCTCGTCGGCGTCGTCGGTCTGCAGGCCGCCGGCGGTGATCACCTCGCGGAGCCTGGCGAGCTCGGGGCCGCGCACCCGGACGCTCGAGCCGGACGAGGCGTCGATGAACGCGCTCGTGCTGGTCTGGGCGATCAGCCGGCCCCGGCCGATCACGACGAGGTCCCGCGCGGTCAGCGCCATCTCGGAGAGCAGATGGCTGGACACGAACACGGTGCGGCCCTCGTCGGCCAGCCGGTGCATGAACTGCCGGATCCAGAGGATGCCCTCCGGGTCGAGCCCGTTGACGGGCTCGTCGAACAACAGCACCCCGGGGTCGCCGAGCAGCGCGCCGGCGATGCCGAGCCGCTGCGACATGCCGAGTGAGTAGCCGCCGGCTCGCCTGCCCGCGACGTCGGTCAGCCCGACCAGCGCCAGGACCTCCTCGACCCGCTTCTCCGGCAGCTTGTTGGAGACCGCGAGCCAACGCAGGTGCGCACGGGCCGAACGGTTCGGGTGCACCCACTTCGCGTCGAGCAGCGCGCCGACGTGGCGAAGTGGTTCCTTCAGGTCGGTGTAGCGCTTCCCGTCGATGCGGACGGCCCCGGCCGTCGGGCGGTCCAGCCCGAGGATCATCCGCATGGTGGTCGACTTGCCGGCCCCGTTCGGCCCCAGGAAGCCGGTGACCCGGCCTGGCTGCACGGTGAAGGACAGATCGTTGACGGCAAGCGTGCGACCGTAACGTTTGGTGAGCCCGCGCGCCTCGATCATCACTCTCCCTCTGTTGGTGTGACCTCTGGTGGCGTGACCTTGCGGTCGATGTCTATCAAAGTGATATCACTTTTTGCGCGAGTCGAGAATGGGCAATCTCGCGGGGGTGGTCGGCTGGCGGGCGGCGGTGCGCGCGGCGGGCTTCGAAGCGGCGGGCTCGAAGACGTCGGTGCACCGGCGGTCACCACCGGCGGCGCACCGGGCGGGCGACCCGACAGGCCTATCGCCGGACGCCCGCCGTTCGGCGCCGAACCGTGGTGCTGGCCCCGCCGCGGCCGTTCGGTCCGGGCCGATCGATTACGGTGGCCACAGTCAACCGGTCGGACAAGCGTCCCACCATGCGGCTAACCCTACGAACCGCGACCCAGCCGACCCCCGGGCACGTTGGAGACGGCCGTACGTTTACCGCGCCACCAGCGGCTCATCGCGATATCAGCCCTGACAGGCACCAGGCCTGACATTTGTCGGACGTCGTCGCCAAGATGAGGCCGACGTCCGGCTCGTGGCCTGGGTGCCGCGTCGCCCTGGCATTGACCATGCAACTATTCGGCTAGACAGATCGGTGGGGAAGGTGTCATCCAGTAACGTGTCGCGCCCGGTCATCCGGGTCGAGACCGCGCTCACGCCGAGCGTCGGCCCTCTGGGCACCGGCATCAACGTCCAGGCGCCGTCGCCTGTCCGTCCTCCAGGCCGGGCCCCCGCGCTCGGCCCGCGGGACGGCGCCAGCCCGGGCGGATCGGTGGGGGAGGGCGTGACCGTCTGGACGGCGTGCGACAGGATGGCCCGGTGCCTGCCCGTCGGTCCCCTTCGTCCGCCTCCGTGGCGTCCTCGCCACCGTTCGCGCGCTCACCTGCCCAGCCAGCCCAGGCCGGCCGCGAGCCGTCGACCAGGACGGCTTCCGTGACCACCGGCCAGTCCACGCCGGAGCTGCCGGCGGATCTGCCGGTTGACCTCCCGGCAGGCCTGCCAGCGGGCCTACCGGCAGACCTGCCGGCAGACCTGCCAGATCGGCTTCGCCAATCCGGCAGGGACCCCGGGCTTCGCCAGCCCGG of the Pseudofrankia saprophytica genome contains:
- a CDS encoding ABC transporter ATP-binding protein, whose translation is MIEARGLTKRYGRTLAVNDLSFTVQPGRVTGFLGPNGAGKSTTMRMILGLDRPTAGAVRIDGKRYTDLKEPLRHVGALLDAKWVHPNRSARAHLRWLAVSNKLPEKRVEEVLALVGLTDVAGRRAGGYSLGMSQRLGIAGALLGDPGVLLFDEPVNGLDPEGILWIRQFMHRLADEGRTVFVSSHLLSEMALTARDLVVIGRGRLIAQTSTSAFIDASSGSSVRVRGPELARLREVITAGGLQTDDADETAEGPAALVVHGATTDAVGELAGRAGLVLHELAAQRGSLEQAFIQMTGGDVEYRTGESAHASTPASVGATAVTATGAPAGVPGQLDESQPSPRAGTPVTAARKADAR
- a CDS encoding ABC transporter permease; this encodes MTTLTLLKVERIKLFSTRSPWWCMGAAVFITVGFTALLAGTIRNSDLQDLTPATTQFSYNFGFLIMMVMAILAITTEYRFGTIRATFLAVPGRVDALLAKTAVVALLAGLVGEAAGVGAWALSRAIRPDAPLALNSAQDYRVVIGVGLVYMVATVIAISVGLLIRHSAGAITALLIWVMVAENLLPAIPRVGDTIQKWLPFTVGNNFLYAGQQVGQNNDATPSDMPLGAWGSLLYFALVAAVVLALAVGLAKRRDA
- the trpB gene encoding tryptophan synthase subunit beta, whose translation is MSADPWVSDSAPGYFGDFGGRYVPEVLVPALDELQHAYQDAKADPEFAAEFAHLLATFAGRPTPLTFAGRLTERLGGARIYLKNEGVNITGAHKITHCLGQALLAKRMGRTRLVAETGAGQHGLATATVAAKFGFECTVYMGEVDIARQRPNVFMMERLGATVVPVRYGSRTLKDAVNAALKDYIASSADTHYLLGSALGPHPYPTMVRDFQSVVGQEIMAQLRQAEGRLPDYVVACVGGGSNAIGAFNPFVPHESVALVGVEAGGKGDGTGEHAQRFPHGRTGIVEGYKSVFLQDDDGQLSPTHSISAGLDYPGIGPELAWLHDRGRISFASARDDAVIEAVDLLARTEGILPALESAHAVAHVIDLAPRLGRDEIVVINISGRGDKDLFILADAFADQEFYAFLRTEAARHGQQD
- the trpA gene encoding tryptophan synthase subunit alpha, which encodes MANRIDERLAGLAAGGRKGLMTHVVVGYPSLASTSALVDAMDEAGADFIELQIPFSDPLADGPTIQSACEVAIARGARVRDAFTIAAECSGRVRAPLLFMAYANTVYRYGTEAFCRDAAAAGISGLIVPDLPTEAARHEGYLEACRRHGLHNIVTLAPTSTSDRMVVNASVASGFVYCMSRQGVTGAQLGLAPDIQAYLRRVREHLTVPMAVGFGISDRGRLEQVLPYCDVATVGSALIDRLADAEPGDVTGQADTTRAFLRTLTPALA